The nucleotide window AATTTCAAAATTTTGGAATCGGAAAGGTTTCATTACAGATTTGTAGGCAGCGAAATGGTGAACTTAGCTCCCTTGCCGGGTTCGGATTTAACGGTGATCACCCCACCGTAATCTTCCACCATCCTGCGCACCATAGTAAGTCCCAGACCCATACCTGATGATTTGGAAGTAAAACTTGGCTCAAATATACGCTCAATCATACTGCCGTCAATTCCCACCCCGTTATCATCTACAGAGATAATTACCCTTTTGTTTATCTGCTCCAGATCTACATTAATAATAGGTTCGGCCACGTCTTCAACAGCCTGCTTTGCATTGGTAATTAGGTTGGTGATGATCCGGTTCAGATAAATGCGGTCCATTTTAATAAGGATATCTTCTCTGTTACTGTGAACAAAAATGCGGTCGTCATTAAAAATCCTGAGAATGGATTCCACCTCTGCATTCAGATGAAAGGTCTCATTATTTTTTTCCGGAAGCTGCGCAAACTGTGAAAAAGCCGTAGCCACCGTGGCTACCATATCGATCTGGTCTATCACAGATGAACTCATTTTTTTCAGCTTTTCTTTTATGTCAGGATCCGCCGGGTCAAATTTCCGTTCAAAATTCTGGATGGTAAGCTTCATGGGCGTAAGCGGATTCTTCACTTCATGTGCCACCTGTTTGGCCATTTCGCGCCAGGCTTTTTCCTTTTCACTGAAGGCCAGGCGGTCCTTATGGTCCTGAATCTGAAGTATCATCTTATTATAGGCTTTCACCAAAGCACCTAACTCATCGTTCTGATAATACGATATGGGCTGCATTTCCTTATCAAAGATAGTGATGCGGGTAATTACCTCTGAAAACCTGGAGATTGCATCTGTAAGATGTCGAGAAATAACCCAACTTAACCAAATACTGAAAACAATTACAAGCAGATTGACCAAAAGCATGTACTTAAGATACTTATTCAGAATATCCAAATACGCACTTTCGTTATGGTAGAAAGGAAAATAAACTATAGCGATAGGCTCCAGCGAGTTATTCTGAAAAATGGTATAAGAGGAGGTTTTATTAGCACCCACGGTGGCGTCGTATTCCTGCACATCGACCCTTTTGTTACCGGCAATTACGCCGTGTAAAATATTCTGTGGTATTTTTTTCTGTGCCACCAAATTTCTTTCCCGGTTGGAAAGGAGAAAATTACCGTTCAGATCATAAATTATAATATCCTGTTTAGTGATATCGGCAATTTCCAGAATCTTATCTTTCAGGACCTCGGGCAACTGCTCCGTACTTACAGGTTTCTGGCTCACGGCGTAGTCCAGTGCAGCCATAAGGCTGTTGGTCTTGTTCTGCATATCCGTACGGCTTTGCTCCTTGGCATTGTTCTTCAGCAGAAAATAGGAAAGTATAGACGAACCCGCCATGCTCAGAATACAAACTACGATAAAACCCCAGAAAACCCGGTTCCGAAGACTGTAACCTTTATATTTACTAAGTGGCATGCTTGGCTGTGAGTTTGGCTATGTATTTTCCGATGATGTCAAATTCAAGATTAACCTCATCGCCGACTTTTAA belongs to Chryseobacterium sp. and includes:
- a CDS encoding sensor histidine kinase, giving the protein MPLSKYKGYSLRNRVFWGFIVVCILSMAGSSILSYFLLKNNAKEQSRTDMQNKTNSLMAALDYAVSQKPVSTEQLPEVLKDKILEIADITKQDIIIYDLNGNFLLSNRERNLVAQKKIPQNILHGVIAGNKRVDVQEYDATVGANKTSSYTIFQNNSLEPIAIVYFPFYHNESAYLDILNKYLKYMLLVNLLVIVFSIWLSWVISRHLTDAISRFSEVITRITIFDKEMQPISYYQNDELGALVKAYNKMILQIQDHKDRLAFSEKEKAWREMAKQVAHEVKNPLTPMKLTIQNFERKFDPADPDIKEKLKKMSSSVIDQIDMVATVATAFSQFAQLPEKNNETFHLNAEVESILRIFNDDRIFVHSNREDILIKMDRIYLNRIITNLITNAKQAVEDVAEPIINVDLEQINKRVIISVDDNGVGIDGSMIERIFEPSFTSKSSGMGLGLTMVRRMVEDYGGVITVKSEPGKGAKFTISLPTNL